The Desulfobacterales bacterium sequence GGTCCATTTTCAGGACAAACTGGTGAACCCGGCCAAGTTCATGCGGATCGCCAGGTATCTTGATGCGAATCAACAACCACCGTCTGAAGGCGGTGGGTTGAATTAACATGGGATACGGGTCAAAGACCCGTTTTTGACGTGCTCGTGCTCGAAAAAAATCAAGGGAGTCCAGGATGAAATTGTTCGGGGGAAAGAAGAAAGACAAGGCCCGCTCCGGTACCAACAACAGCGGGGCCATTACCACTATTCTCGACCAGGAGACCCTGATTGCCGGTGACCTGACCTTTAAGGGCAAGGCCCGGCTGGACGGCCGGATTGAGGGCAACATCAAGGGCGACTACCTGATAGTCAGCGACTCGGCCAGTGTCTGCGGGGATATTGAGGCCGAAACCGTGGTCTGTTACGGCCGGATTGACGGCAATGTCCGTGCTGAAAAGATTCAGGCCATGGCTACCGCGGCCATCAACGGCAGCCTGGAGGCCAAGGACCTGGCCGTGGAGTCCGGGGCCCGGCTCAGCGGCGAGATCAAACCCCATTCCCAGGAACTGCGTCTGGTGGAAGGCCTGGTCCAGGCCCGGAACGAGGGCTGAATTAATTCGTTTGAACCGTTTGAGCGTTCAAACCGTTTAAGCGTTGATCAGCCAGGACCCACACAGACAAGCACGGAAGGTTTTTTTTGTGCTGCCGTGGGGGGGCCTGTAAAATCTTCACTGCTCATTGCACCCTGCACCATCGTTCAAACGTAAGCGCTCACAGGGCACCGAATCTGCTTCGTTATCGGCCTCCTCGCATACTGATGTATAGCTCACAGGCCGATGCCTTGCATCTCCGGCACCCTGCAAGCGCTTACCAGGCGGGAGGCAACCCGGAGTCCGGCGGGGCTTACCCTGTGAGTGGTTACGTTCAAACAGCTCAAACGGTTTGAACGATTTCTTCACCGGTCAGCCAGATACGCTGCCGGTGGCAGAACCACAACCCCCTCCACGATCTTGTCATAATACCTGCCAAAGTGTTGTACGTCGCCTGT is a genomic window containing:
- a CDS encoding polymer-forming cytoskeletal protein → MKLFGGKKKDKARSGTNNSGAITTILDQETLIAGDLTFKGKARLDGRIEGNIKGDYLIVSDSASVCGDIEAETVVCYGRIDGNVRAEKIQAMATAAINGSLEAKDLAVESGARLSGEIKPHSQELRLVEGLVQARNEG